From the Campylobacter sp. CNRCH_2014_0184h genome, one window contains:
- the ilvC gene encoding ketol-acid reductoisomerase codes for MAVSIYYDKDCDINLIKSKKVAIIGFGSQGHAHAMNLRDSGVEVIIGLKESGQSWAKAQKANFIVKSVKEATKEADLIMILAPDEIQSEIFNEEIKPELKAGKTLAFAHGFNIHYGQIVAPKGIDVIMIAPKAPGHTVRHEFSIGGGTPCLIAIHQDESKNAKNLALSYASAIGGGRTGIIETTFKAETETDLFGEQAVLCGGLSALIQAGFETLVEAGYEPEMAYFECLHEMKLIVDLIYQGGIADMRYSVSNTAEYGDYITGPKIITKETKEAMKGVLKDIQNGSFAKDFILERRANFARMHAERKLMNDSLIEKTGRELRAMMPWISAKKLVDKDKN; via the coding sequence ATGGCTGTATCAATTTATTATGATAAAGATTGTGATATTAATTTAATAAAATCAAAAAAAGTAGCTATTATAGGTTTTGGCTCTCAAGGTCATGCTCATGCTATGAATTTAAGAGATAGTGGTGTAGAAGTGATCATAGGCTTAAAAGAGAGTGGGCAAAGTTGGGCAAAAGCTCAAAAAGCAAATTTTATAGTAAAAAGTGTAAAAGAAGCTACTAAAGAAGCAGATTTGATTATGATTTTAGCTCCTGATGAAATTCAAAGTGAAATTTTTAACGAAGAAATTAAACCTGAATTAAAAGCAGGTAAAACTCTAGCATTTGCACATGGATTTAATATCCACTATGGACAAATTGTTGCTCCAAAAGGCATAGATGTGATTATGATAGCTCCTAAAGCTCCTGGTCATACTGTAAGGCATGAATTTAGTATAGGCGGGGGTACTCCTTGTTTAATTGCTATCCACCAAGATGAGAGTAAAAATGCTAAAAATTTAGCTTTAAGTTATGCTAGTGCTATAGGCGGTGGTAGAACAGGTATTATAGAAACGACTTTTAAAGCTGAAACTGAAACAGATTTATTTGGTGAGCAAGCAGTGCTTTGCGGAGGACTTAGTGCTTTAATCCAAGCTGGTTTTGAAACCTTAGTTGAAGCAGGGTATGAGCCTGAAATGGCGTATTTTGAGTGTTTGCATGAAATGAAATTAATTGTAGATTTGATTTATCAAGGTGGTATTGCCGATATGAGATATTCTGTTTCTAATACAGCTGAATATGGAGATTATATCACAGGACCTAAGATTATTACCAAAGAAACTAAAGAGGCTATGAAAGGTGTTTTAAAAGACATACAAAATGGAAGTTTTGCTAAAGATTTTATCTTAGAAAGAAGAGCAAATTTTGCAAGAATGCACGCAGAGCGTAAATTAATGAATGATTCTTTGATAGAAAAAACAGGACGCGAACTTCGCGCTATGATGCCTTGGATTAGCGCTAAAAAATTAGTTGATAAAGATAAAAACTAA
- a CDS encoding divergent polysaccharide deacetylase family protein, with protein sequence MNKKYKVLLALCLVVFGIFLFAFGALFLKKEENKVLDFNQTIIQKEPLLPTKEQENNFSFNDINLTLENEKLEFLDKNISEILNLNPANTELNQTKEDNQTLILEIIDQNASKELINKEQNISDKNEDNKTQILVQKNTKPRLAIIIDDMASHTHVDMLKKTNLKLIPSFFPPDKHHPYTAEFAKDFDFFMVHLPLAAIKYDKAELNTLHPSDDMQKISKRVAFVKEQFPKVKFINNHTGSLFTANKQAMEKLFSAFKQNDFIFVDSRTIGNSKAKNLVSHFEQPYIARDVFLDNEDDIAYIKNQLKQAVEEAKKKGFAIAIGHPREKTFKALVQSKELLNSVELVYLNEIY encoded by the coding sequence ATAAATAAAAAATACAAAGTGCTTCTAGCACTTTGTTTGGTTGTGTTTGGAATTTTTCTTTTTGCATTTGGAGCTTTGTTTTTAAAAAAAGAAGAAAATAAAGTTTTAGATTTCAATCAAACCATAATTCAAAAAGAACCATTACTACCCACAAAAGAGCAAGAAAATAATTTTAGTTTTAATGATATAAATTTGACTTTAGAAAATGAAAAATTAGAATTTTTAGATAAAAATATTAGTGAAATTTTAAATTTAAACCCTGCAAATACAGAGTTAAATCAAACTAAAGAGGATAATCAAACTTTAATTTTAGAAATAATAGATCAAAATGCAAGCAAAGAATTAATCAATAAAGAGCAAAATATATCAGATAAAAATGAGGATAATAAAACTCAAATCCTAGTGCAAAAAAATACCAAACCTCGTCTAGCAATTATTATAGATGATATGGCAAGTCACACTCATGTAGATATGCTTAAAAAAACAAATTTAAAATTAATCCCATCTTTTTTTCCGCCTGATAAACATCATCCCTATACAGCTGAGTTCGCAAAGGATTTTGACTTTTTTATGGTGCATTTGCCCCTTGCTGCTATAAAATATGACAAGGCAGAATTAAATACCTTACACCCTAGTGATGATATGCAAAAAATAAGCAAGCGCGTAGCTTTTGTAAAAGAGCAATTTCCAAAAGTAAAATTTATTAACAACCACACAGGAAGTTTATTTACTGCAAATAAGCAGGCTATGGAAAAATTATTTAGCGCCTTTAAACAAAATGATTTTATTTTTGTAGATTCAAGAACTATAGGAAATTCTAAAGCTAAAAATTTAGTAAGTCATTTTGAACAACCTTATATAGCTAGAGATGTTTTTTTGGACAATGAAGATGATATAGCATATATTAAAAATCAACTCAAACAAGCAGTAGAAGAGGCAAAAAAGAAAGGTTTTGCTATCGCTATTGGTCATCCAAGAGAAAAGACTTTTAAGGCCTTGGTGCAAAGTAAAGAATTGCTAAATTCAGTTGAGCTTGTGTATTTAAATGAAATTTATTGA
- a CDS encoding DNA-protecting protein DprA translates to MKFIENIEDFKNLLNPPSKIYYKGNLELLNARKVAVIGSRKMSVYTKNCLVELVTLLKKAKVCVVSGGALGVDIQAAKIAYPQTIAIFANGLDEIYPKANTNEILNIYENALALSENEGNYKAKPYDFLLRNRLIIALSEVVIIAQADLKSGSMQSARLALGMNKPIYVLPHRKNESEGTNLLLATKKANLIHDFDEFAKMFGGLHYEQSEDDLLSFLKHEDDLEKVLKKFGDRVYEYELEGLVEISGVKIRSCL, encoded by the coding sequence ATGAAATTTATTGAGAATATTGAAGATTTTAAAAATCTTTTAAATCCGCCTTCAAAGATTTATTATAAAGGTAATTTAGAGCTTTTAAATGCTAGAAAAGTAGCTGTTATAGGTTCTAGAAAAATGAGTGTTTATACTAAAAATTGTCTTGTTGAATTGGTGACTTTGTTAAAAAAAGCTAAGGTTTGTGTGGTAAGTGGCGGGGCTTTGGGGGTTGATATCCAAGCAGCTAAAATAGCTTACCCTCAAACCATAGCTATATTTGCTAATGGGCTTGATGAGATTTATCCAAAAGCAAACACAAATGAAATTTTAAATATTTATGAAAATGCATTAGCCTTAAGTGAAAATGAAGGAAATTACAAGGCAAAACCCTATGATTTTTTATTAAGAAATAGACTTATTATTGCTTTAAGCGAGGTTGTTATAATAGCTCAAGCTGATTTAAAAAGTGGTTCTATGCAAAGTGCAAGACTTGCTTTAGGTATGAATAAACCTATATATGTATTACCTCATAGGAAAAATGAAAGCGAAGGAACAAATTTGCTTTTAGCTACAAAAAAGGCAAATTTAATTCATGATTTTGATGAATTTGCAAAAATGTTTGGAGGGCTTCATTATGAGCAAAGTGAAGATGATTTGTTAAGTTTTTTAAAACATGAAGACGATTTAGAAAAAGTTTTGAAAAAATTTGGCGATAGAGTTTATGAGTATGAACTTGAGGGTTTAGTGGAAATATCTGGAGTGAAAATAAGATCTTGCTTATGA
- the ruvX gene encoding Holliday junction resolvase RuvX: MKTLALDIGLKRIGVALCVNKSIAMPLEAIIRKNRNQAANEVKKYIKEYDINTLVVGIPLGGSSEDEMRKRVEHFISLLDFDKEVFFVDESFSSKNAQELGMVNLKKKDGKLDSLAAYLFLKDFYGLT; this comes from the coding sequence ATGAAAACTTTAGCATTAGATATAGGCTTAAAGCGTATTGGTGTTGCTTTGTGTGTTAATAAAAGTATAGCTATGCCACTTGAAGCTATTATTAGAAAAAACCGTAACCAAGCAGCAAATGAGGTAAAAAAGTACATCAAAGAGTATGATATAAATACTTTAGTAGTAGGAATTCCTTTAGGTGGATCTAGTGAAGATGAAATGCGAAAAAGGGTGGAACATTTCATATCTTTACTTGATTTTGACAAAGAAGTTTTTTTTGTCGATGAGAGTTTTAGTTCTAAAAATGCACAAGAACTTGGCATGGTGAATTTAAAGAAAAAAGATGGCAAACTTGATTCTTTAGCTGCGTATTTGTTTTTAAAGGATTTTTATGGCCTTACTTGA
- a CDS encoding RsmB/NOP family class I SAM-dependent RNA methyltransferase, translating to MALLDLNTALDEIYTKEQKEQILQSFNQEKYINIFRNSLLVDNDELEEILNNENIEFEKIDLNCYKIPSIFKSKLSSMKAFNEGKFYIQNYSSYLCAKALDVKAGESVLDMCAAPGGKSLNLANFMQNEGYLASCELSKTRFFTLKKTMENYQVKIVKCFLKDARTIGKACPLKFDKILLDAPCSTFAKMGFEIQKNTKEIKQIANLQKKLLHSALLALKHGGELVYSTCTFLREENEAVLENALRNENFKLELLDFNLVNVDFICAKSDEFDLSFAKRVLPDDYADGFFIAKVKKY from the coding sequence ATGGCCTTACTTGATTTAAATACAGCTTTAGATGAAATTTATACAAAAGAGCAAAAAGAACAAATCCTTCAAAGTTTTAATCAAGAAAAATATATTAATATTTTTAGAAATTCCTTGCTTGTTGATAATGATGAATTAGAAGAAATTTTAAATAATGAAAATATAGAATTTGAAAAAATTGATCTGAATTGTTATAAAATTCCAAGTATCTTCAAAAGCAAACTAAGCTCAATGAAAGCTTTTAATGAGGGTAAGTTTTATATACAAAATTATTCTTCGTATTTATGTGCTAAAGCTTTGGATGTTAAAGCTGGTGAGAGTGTATTAGATATGTGTGCAGCTCCTGGTGGAAAAAGTTTAAATTTGGCTAATTTTATGCAAAATGAGGGTTATTTAGCAAGTTGTGAATTATCTAAAACACGTTTTTTTACCTTAAAAAAAACTATGGAAAATTATCAAGTTAAAATTGTAAAATGCTTCTTAAAAGACGCACGTACTATAGGCAAGGCTTGTCCTTTGAAATTTGATAAAATTTTACTTGATGCACCTTGCTCAACTTTTGCAAAAATGGGTTTTGAAATCCAAAAAAACACAAAAGAAATTAAGCAAATTGCAAATTTGCAAAAAAAGCTTTTGCATTCAGCATTATTAGCTTTAAAACATGGCGGAGAATTAGTATATAGCACTTGTACATTTTTAAGAGAAGAAAATGAAGCAGTTTTAGAAAATGCATTAAGAAATGAAAATTTTAAATTAGAATTGCTTGATTTTAATTTGGTTAATGTTGATTTTATATGTGCAAAGAGTGATGAATTTGATTTATCATTTGCTAAAAGAGTTTTACCAGATGACTATGCAGATGGGTTTTTTATAGCAAAAGTGAAAAAATATTAA
- the rpsO gene encoding 30S ribosomal protein S15, protein MALDSAKKAEIVAKFARKEGDTGSPEVQIALLSARISDLTEHLKIYKKDFSSRLGLLKLVGQRKRLLSYLKRKDYQAYSKLISELNLRDK, encoded by the coding sequence ATGGCTTTAGATTCGGCTAAAAAAGCAGAAATAGTTGCAAAATTTGCTAGAAAAGAAGGAGATACAGGTTCTCCAGAAGTTCAAATCGCACTTTTAAGCGCAAGAATTTCAGATTTAACAGAACATTTAAAAATCTACAAAAAAGATTTTTCTTCTCGCTTAGGTCTTTTAAAGCTTGTTGGTCAAAGAAAAAGACTTTTATCTTATCTAAAAAGAAAAGATTATCAAGCTTATTCTAAATTAATTAGCGAATTAAACTTAAGAGATAAATAA
- a CDS encoding Rrf2 family transcriptional regulator — MLFTKASEYALLSLIHIAKSQEPQDVDTMSNVLDIPKSFLAKILQALAKDALLKSYKGAKGGFALIKQPSEYTLKEIINSVEKKSINVFECSNGICPSQKEDNCKIMPVLVKLQNKIDDFLVSITLEDIIQNNG; from the coding sequence ATGTTATTTACCAAAGCTAGCGAATATGCTTTATTATCTTTAATTCATATAGCAAAATCCCAAGAACCACAAGATGTAGATACTATGTCAAATGTCTTAGATATACCTAAAAGTTTTTTAGCAAAAATTTTACAAGCTCTTGCTAAAGATGCACTTTTGAAGTCTTACAAGGGAGCTAAGGGTGGTTTTGCGCTTATTAAGCAGCCAAGTGAATACACTTTAAAAGAAATTATCAATAGCGTAGAGAAAAAATCTATTAATGTTTTTGAATGTAGTAATGGAATTTGTCCTTCTCAAAAAGAGGATAATTGCAAAATTATGCCAGTTTTAGTGAAACTTCAAAATAAGATAGATGATTTTTTAGTTTCTATTACCTTAGAGGATATTATTCAAAATAATGGCTAA
- the flhA gene encoding flagellar biosynthesis protein FlhA, whose translation MAKRDIFSLVLPWVAPLVAPILKAKSLTIVAVIIAILAIIIVPLPSIVLDFFLALSIAISVLIILISLYIPKPTDLTTFPTLILIITLFRLSLNIATTRMILSEGHQGPAAVSDIVASFGEFVVGGNYVIGMVVFCILVLINFMVVTKGSTRVSEVQARFTLDAMPGKQMAIDADLNAGLIDEKTARARRQEIIAEANFYGAMDGSSKFIKGDAVAGIIITIVNLIGGFMIGYFQHDMELGECASTYTILTIGDGLVSQIPGLITSTATAIIITRASKDEDNFAEGSINQLLGEYKTLLIVGFVLFIFALVPGLPHFSLGFMALVFLGLGYMIKQVQEGKIQINTISAKKSQEVDEQEQAKPQKRSEEEILKEEENKITDILKLEILELELGYGLIKLAESELTERIRSTRRNIAQSLGFLMPKIRIRDNLQLKPNEYTFKLKGVGIASAEIYPDKYLAMDSGFITEPIEGIATKEPAFNSDALWIESSLKDEATLNGYIVIDPASVISTHMSELIKANASELLTKQEVQNLLDKIKNDYPIVVDDCLRVASIGLIQKVLKALLKEHIPIKDMLTILESISDIAEVSKSLDMIIEHVRASLARAITNLYVDEKGQISFYIFDAAAAAKLMEHVQFKDGSYHLMINVAQTGALVEALKAELASVANTRIKPFLLCVEPQLRKFIADICSNFGINITVLSFAEIAENTKFETEGIIKVDNL comes from the coding sequence ATGGCTAAAAGAGATATTTTTAGCTTAGTATTGCCTTGGGTTGCTCCGCTTGTTGCACCTATTTTAAAGGCAAAAAGTTTAACTATAGTAGCCGTAATTATTGCAATTTTAGCAATTATTATAGTGCCTTTACCAAGTATAGTTTTAGACTTTTTTCTTGCTTTAAGTATTGCCATTTCGGTTTTAATTATTTTAATTTCTTTGTATATACCAAAGCCTACGGATTTAACAACTTTTCCAACGTTGATTTTGATCATCACACTTTTTAGACTTTCGCTTAATATTGCTACAACGCGTATGATTTTGAGTGAGGGTCATCAAGGTCCAGCAGCTGTTAGTGATATAGTGGCAAGTTTTGGTGAATTTGTTGTTGGTGGCAATTATGTTATAGGTATGGTTGTTTTTTGTATTTTGGTTTTGATTAATTTTATGGTTGTAACCAAAGGTAGTACAAGGGTTTCTGAGGTTCAAGCAAGATTTACCCTTGATGCAATGCCAGGTAAGCAGATGGCTATTGATGCGGATTTAAATGCAGGTTTGATTGATGAAAAAACTGCACGCGCAAGACGCCAAGAAATTATAGCCGAAGCAAATTTTTATGGAGCAATGGATGGTTCTTCTAAATTTATAAAAGGGGACGCTGTTGCTGGGATTATTATCACCATTGTAAATTTAATTGGCGGGTTTATGATAGGTTATTTTCAGCATGATATGGAGCTTGGAGAATGTGCTTCAACTTATACTATATTAACAATAGGTGATGGACTTGTTTCTCAAATTCCTGGGCTTATCACTTCAACAGCAACTGCAATTATCATCACGCGTGCTAGTAAAGATGAGGATAATTTTGCTGAAGGTTCTATTAATCAGCTTTTAGGAGAATACAAAACACTATTAATTGTAGGTTTTGTTTTATTTATTTTTGCTTTAGTGCCTGGTTTACCACATTTTTCTTTGGGTTTTATGGCTTTGGTGTTTTTGGGTCTTGGTTATATGATAAAACAAGTGCAAGAAGGTAAAATTCAAATCAATACAATTTCGGCTAAAAAATCCCAAGAAGTTGATGAGCAAGAGCAAGCTAAACCTCAAAAACGCAGTGAGGAAGAAATTTTAAAAGAAGAAGAAAACAAAATCACAGATATTTTAAAATTAGAAATTTTAGAATTAGAATTAGGCTATGGACTTATTAAATTAGCAGAAAGTGAATTAACAGAGCGTATTAGATCAACAAGACGCAATATAGCTCAAAGTTTAGGCTTTTTGATGCCAAAAATTAGAATTAGAGATAATTTACAATTAAAGCCTAATGAATATACTTTTAAACTCAAAGGTGTGGGCATAGCTAGTGCTGAAATTTATCCTGATAAATATCTAGCTATGGATAGTGGTTTTATAACTGAACCTATCGAAGGTATAGCTACTAAAGAACCTGCTTTTAATTCTGATGCTTTATGGATAGAATCATCTTTAAAAGATGAGGCAACGCTAAATGGTTATATTGTAATTGATCCAGCAAGTGTGATTTCAACCCATATGAGCGAGCTTATAAAAGCCAATGCTTCAGAACTTTTAACTAAACAAGAGGTTCAAAATTTATTAGATAAAATCAAAAATGATTATCCTATCGTAGTAGATGATTGTTTAAGAGTTGCTAGTATAGGTTTAATTCAAAAAGTTTTAAAAGCTTTACTTAAAGAGCATATTCCTATTAAAGATATGCTTACGATTTTAGAATCAATTAGTGATATAGCTGAAGTAAGTAAGAGTTTGGATATGATTATTGAGCATGTAAGAGCTTCTTTAGCAAGAGCAATTACAAATTTATATGTGGATGAAAAAGGGCAAATTAGCTTTTATATTTTTGATGCAGCTGCGGCTGCAAAATTAATGGAGCATGTGCAGTTTAAAGATGGTTCGTATCATTTAATGATAAATGTAGCTCAAACTGGCGCTTTAGTAGAAGCTTTAAAAGCTGAACTTGCAAGTGTAGCAAATACAAGAATTAAACCTTTCTTGCTTTGTGTTGAGCCGCAACTTAGAAAATTTATTGCTGATATTTGTTCTAATTTTGGTATTAATATTACAGTTTTAAGTTTTGCTGAGATTGCAGAAAATACCAAATTTGAAACAGAAGGTATCATAAAAGTTGATAATTTATAA
- a CDS encoding DHH family phosphoesterase — MKIYHLSHTDLDGYACQYVLDFYFKNCYFYNSNYGKEINENFNVIFKNIEEDLKQNPNEEFVILITDLNLTLSQCEDFQKAIEGKKIKLLLLDHHQSGLECMQKYPWYFLDDKRCATKIVYDFFSKCYGENKALSEFVDVVNAVDIWLSEDENFELGKVLLGMVSGAKEINRVMFAQENIKYLFYLFDVCRKYIHQKNAHINLDDDLHGLKKSFFKKENDDTLSNLISKFVVERLSVNKEKFSVFYKGSKGLLTSNIGNTSVIGNDFLMQNPDFDFFVDLSSRKTLSFRANNKIDVSLMAKSLVNGGGHKNASGGLFAAYKDSSNYDFIKAQFVDLIKSKELKENNENKS; from the coding sequence ATGAAAATTTATCATCTTTCACATACGGATTTAGATGGCTATGCTTGTCAGTATGTGCTAGATTTTTATTTTAAGAATTGTTATTTTTATAATTCTAATTATGGTAAAGAGATTAATGAAAATTTTAATGTGATTTTTAAAAATATAGAGGAAGATTTAAAGCAAAATCCTAATGAAGAATTTGTGATTTTAATCACAGATTTAAATTTAACATTAAGTCAATGTGAAGATTTTCAAAAAGCCATAGAAGGAAAAAAAATTAAGCTTTTACTTTTAGATCATCATCAAAGTGGCTTAGAATGTATGCAAAAATATCCTTGGTATTTTTTAGATGATAAAAGATGTGCTACTAAGATTGTTTATGATTTTTTTAGTAAATGTTATGGCGAAAATAAGGCTTTGTCAGAATTTGTAGATGTGGTAAATGCAGTAGATATTTGGTTGAGTGAAGATGAGAATTTTGAACTTGGAAAAGTATTGCTTGGTATGGTTTCTGGAGCAAAAGAAATCAATAGAGTAATGTTTGCACAAGAAAATATCAAATATCTTTTTTATCTTTTTGATGTTTGTAGAAAATACATTCATCAAAAAAATGCTCATATTAATTTAGATGATGATTTACATGGTTTAAAAAAATCTTTTTTCAAAAAAGAAAATGATGACACCTTAAGCAATTTAATTTCCAAATTTGTGGTAGAAAGACTAAGTGTAAATAAAGAAAAATTTAGTGTATTTTATAAAGGAAGTAAAGGTTTATTAACTTCAAATATAGGCAATACTTCTGTAATTGGAAATGATTTTTTAATGCAAAATCCCGATTTTGATTTTTTTGTTGATCTTAGTTCGAGAAAAACCTTAAGTTTTAGAGCAAATAATAAAATCGATGTGAGTTTGATGGCTAAAAGTTTGGTCAATGGGGGAGGGCATAAAAATGCTAGTGGTGGATTGTTTGCTGCGTATAAAGATAGCTCTAATTATGATTTCATAAAAGCACAATTTGTAGATTTAATTAAAAGCAAAGAATTAAAGGAAAACAATGAAAACAAATCATGA
- a CDS encoding HrcA family transcriptional regulator produces MKSYSKKDLILKTIIETYLEGNNPVGSNELNHKVSIPASTIRVYFKKLSDEGVLTQLHISSGRIPTFTAMKAYWYEQLCEDEIVINDLALLEFLLDKFEIYTLVYGGDELILQDITKVNDKFIILDFGQNELVLRFSQDSLIFLQRLIGLDLKSIENLAFRVEFKELLEKIAMLKGAMVYYRYNESKAYQIYQNDEFAKLLSPQIGFYFNDKLQFDPLFEEGFMGLKLKSTFLGKESNVVFAGSVYSDFKTMLNIIKEAA; encoded by the coding sequence GTGAAGTCTTATAGTAAAAAAGATTTAATTTTAAAAACCATCATTGAGACCTATTTAGAGGGTAATAATCCTGTGGGTTCTAATGAGTTAAATCATAAAGTTAGCATACCTGCTTCTACTATAAGAGTTTATTTTAAAAAATTAAGCGATGAGGGTGTATTAACACAACTTCACATTAGCAGTGGTCGCATACCAACTTTTACTGCTATGAAGGCTTATTGGTATGAGCAACTTTGCGAAGATGAGATTGTGATTAACGATCTTGCTTTGCTAGAGTTTTTGCTTGATAAGTTTGAAATTTATACCTTAGTTTATGGTGGTGATGAGCTTATTTTGCAAGATATTACTAAGGTTAATGATAAATTTATCATACTTGATTTTGGACAAAATGAGTTGGTTTTAAGATTTAGTCAAGATAGTTTAATTTTTTTACAAAGACTTATAGGACTTGATCTAAAAAGTATTGAAAATTTAGCTTTTAGAGTTGAGTTTAAAGAGTTGTTAGAAAAAATTGCTATGTTAAAAGGGGCTATGGTTTATTATAGATATAATGAGAGTAAAGCTTATCAAATTTATCAAAATGATGAATTTGCTAAGCTTTTATCTCCTCAAATTGGATTTTATTTTAACGATAAATTGCAATTTGATCCTTTATTTGAAGAGGGTTTTATGGGATTAAAGCTTAAGAGTACATTTTTAGGTAAAGAATCTAATGTGGTTTTTGCCGGTAGTGTGTATTCTGATTTTAAAACAATGTTAAATATTATAAAGGAGGCTGCGTGA
- the grpE gene encoding nucleotide exchange factor GrpE yields the protein MSEEKQNEQMQEEAVENSENQNNELEKLQAEYNELKDTYLRANAEFENIKKRMEKEKIAATIYANESFAKDLLDVVDALEAAINVEANDELSLKIKEGVQNTLDLLLKKLEKHMVKAIEANGEFDPNLHEAMFHVESADHESNHIVQLLQKGYMMNDRVIRSAKVSVAK from the coding sequence GTGAGCGAAGAAAAGCAAAATGAGCAAATGCAAGAAGAAGCAGTGGAAAATTCAGAAAATCAAAACAATGAATTAGAAAAACTTCAAGCAGAGTATAATGAGTTAAAAGATACTTATTTAAGAGCAAATGCTGAATTTGAAAATATCAAAAAAAGAATGGAAAAAGAAAAAATTGCAGCAACAATTTATGCAAATGAAAGTTTTGCTAAAGATTTGCTTGATGTAGTTGATGCATTAGAGGCGGCTATTAATGTAGAAGCTAATGATGAATTAAGTTTGAAAATAAAAGAAGGGGTTCAAAACACTTTAGATTTGCTTTTGAAAAAACTTGAAAAACATATGGTTAAAGCAATAGAAGCAAATGGTGAGTTTGATCCAAATTTACATGAAGCGATGTTTCATGTTGAAAGCGCTGATCATGAAAGCAATCATATCGTTCAGCTTTTACAAAAGGGCTATATGATGAATGATAGAGTAATTAGATCAGCAAAAGTTAGTGTTGCAAAATAA